A segment of the bacterium genome:
GACTCTCGGGGCGCGTCGGGCTCGCCCGTGGGACGGAAGTACTGGATGTCGGTGTGGTCGCCGGTGCGCTCCGCGGCGGGCTTCCACACCGCCTCGACGCGCATGCCCATGCGGACCTCGTCGGCCTTGCACTTCTGGATGAGCGCGAAGATCGAGATGGCGGCGCCGTCGAGCGCCACCGACGCCGCGACGTACGGGATCTCGAGGTCGCGGCCGATGACCGGGATGTTGACGACGCAGAAGGTCGTCACCGTGCCGCGGTCGTCGAGCTGCACGATCTCCTCGCACGGCGCGAAGCTCTCGGGCGAGTTCAGGATCGGCGGGACGAAGATCTTGCCGGTCTTCGAGTCCTTCGATCCGAGGATCTTCCCCTCGCGCAGCCCGTTCAGGTAGATCGCGCGAAAGTCGCCGGCCACGTAGTGGTAGGGCAGGTAGACGTTCGCGTCGACGTACTTGACGGGTTCCTTCGGCGGCTCGGTCATTGGGACTCCTCGGCCGGCAGGTCAGTCGGCCAGACGGAAGGTGGCGATGTCGCGCAGGCTGCCGGTGCGCTCGCCCTCGGGCAGGAACTCGGCCGTGACGCGCGAGCCGACCGTCACCTTGTCGGCGTCGTCACGCACGAGGTGCGCGAGGGCGGTGTCGGCGCCGTCGAGCTTCACCAGCACGAACGCGAACGGCTTCGCTTCCGGATGCAGCCGCTCGATCGGCTGGTGCACCTTCGCGACCGCGGTGACCGTGCCGGTGTTCTCGACCAGCACCCAGTCGCCGCCCTCGGACGAATCGGTCTCCGAGTAGCCGAGCGGCGGCACGACGACGCCCTGTCCCGCGATGCGCTGCCCCCAGATGCGCCCCTGCTCCTTCAGCCCGGCGAGGAAGCGTCCGATGGTCTGTCCCGTCGAGTGCTTGTACGGGAATTCCATCGCGGTGCGGAGCTCGAGCGGGTCGGCGCGGATGTCGGCCATGGGGCTCGGTGGGTAGTACTTCAAACGAGCGTTTGTCAACGCGCGCCACGGCGTCGCGCACGTCGCAACGGCCGCCCCGGCCCCGGCGTCGAGCGCCCCGCTCGGCGAGCCCGGCGACCGGGATTTTCCGCGCAGACGACACAGCCCACGCGGCGCCGGATTTCTTTGACCCCCGCCGGCGGCGGGTGGTAGCCCTCCCGCCCGACATGGACGCGCGCGAGGGGGCGAACGCGTGGGCGGAGCGGCCGCAGGCCCTCGCCGCGGCGGTGCGGACGGCGCCCGCAGTCTCCGCGTCGCCGTCCGCGGCTCGTGATCTCCTCTGGGCGCTGACCGCGTCCACGCTGCACCGCGTCCGGCGCGGGGAGGGGGCGCTGCTGGCGATCAACCTCTCCCTCATCGCCACCCGGGCGACGGACGCGGCGCAGGCCGTCGCCGCGGCGCTGGTCTCGCTGCTCGTGATCGCCGCGATGTACGCGGTGAACGACCTGTGGGACGCGCCCGCCGACGCGACCAACCCGAAGAAGGACCCCGCGCTCGTCGCCGTCTACCTCGAGCGGCGCGCCCTCGCCGTGTGGAGCGTCCTCGGGCTGAAGACGCTCACGCTGCTCTTCGCCGCGGCGACGCTCGGCCCCGCGCCGTCGCTGGCGGTCGCGGCGACGATGCTCGTGAACGTCGTGTACTCGGCGGCGTTGAAGGGCGTTCCCGTGCTCGACGTCGTCTGGTGCGGCGTGTGGGGCGCCGCCTACGCGGCGATCACCGGCGCGTCGCCGACGTTGCTCGTCGTCGTCGGCCTGATGACGGCAGTCTGCCATCTCTATCAGGCGCTGGACGATCGCGCCGCCGACGCCGCGAGCGCGATCACGACCACCGCGGTCCGCTCGCGGGCGCTGTCGGTGCTCGTGCTCGGGGTGCTGGTCGCGCTGCTCGGCGTCGCGCTCCGGCCGGCGCTCGGCCTGCCCGGGGCGGTGAGCGCGGCGACGCCCCTCGCGGTCCATCTCCTCGTGCCGAGCGCGCGCATCGGCTGGCTCGCGACGAAAGCGTACTTCGGGGTCGTCTGGCTCTGCCTCCTGGGGCTTCCCGATGCGTTTCAGTGACAAGCTCGCGATCGGCTACGCGTACGGCACGAGCCTTCTCGCCTGGATGACCGACGGCGCACCGCGTCCGTTCTCGGCGACCTTCGCGGTGACCAACCGCTGCAACCTCCAGTGCAGCTACTGCAACTGCCCCTTCATCGACCCGACGCAGCTGGCGCTCGATCGGATCGACGTCCTGTTCGGCCGCCTCCAGGCGATGGGCGTGCGCCGCCTCGGGCTCGCCGGCGGCGAGCCGATGATGCGCCGGGACCTCGGCGAGATCGTGGCGCTCGCGAAGGCGCGACGCTTCTTCGTCACCCTGAACTCGAACCTGACGCTCTACGATCGCCACCCCGAGCGCCTCGCCGGCGCCGACCTCGTCTACACCAGCCTCGACGGCGACGCGGCGGCGCACGCGGCGGCGCGCGGCGCCCGCGCGCACCAGGGTGTGCTCGCGGCGATCGCGCGCCTGGTCGCGGCGGGCAAGCCGGTGATCGCCATCTGCGTCGTCACCGAGCACAGCCTGGCGCAGGTGGACCACCTCCTCGACCAGGCGGCGCGGATGGGATTCCGCATGCACTTCCAGCCGCAGTGCACCGACACCGACGTCGTGCGCGGGACGGTGCCCGCGTCGGTGACCAACGAGCGCTTCCGCGCGTTCTGGCGCCGTCTCCTCGCCGAGAAGCGGCGCGGCCGGCCGATCGTCAGCTCGACGCCGTACCTCGAGTTCCTCGCCGAGTGGCGCGACTTCTCCGTCTCCGCCTATGCCGAGCCGGGGGCGCGCTGTCCCGCCGGACACGGCTACCTCTACGTCGATCCGCTCGGGCGCGGCTGGGCCTGCGCGTACACCAAGCTCAAGATGACCTCGGTCGACCTCCTCGCCGACGACTGGCGCACGGCGTGGGACCGCACGACGCCGTGCACGACCTGCTCCGTCGGGCCGATGCTCGAGTTCAACACGCTCTTCCGCCGGCCGCTCGCGGCCGCGCTCGAGGGCCTGCGGAGCTACGGATGAGCGCCGGCGTCCGGGTGCCGGGCGCGGACGACGCGCCGGCGTTCGCGTTCCGCACGCACCCGCTCGGGCGCGTCGAGGCGCCGGATGCGGAGACGTTCGCGCGCCGCTGGCTCGCGCCGCGCGAGCCCGTGGTGTTGACGGGCCTGACGCGCGGCTGGGCGCCGCCGTCGATCTGGGCCCCCGACAGCATGGGCGCGCGCTGGGGGGCGGCGCGCGTCGTCGCCGCCGAGCTCGCCGGCGGCACGCTGCGCGACGATCCGCACCAGGGCGTGCTCTTCCGGCGCATCGCGCTGCGCACGTTCACCGCGTCGCTCGGGTCTCCGGGCTCGGCGCGTCACTACGTGATGGCGCCGACGTGGAACTTCCCGCCGCTCTTCCAGGAGACCTTCCGCGTGCCGGCGTACTGCACCGGCGCACCGCACCTGCGCGCCAAGGTGTGGCTCGGCAAGGCCGGCACGGTGACGCCGCTCCATCGCGACGTTCCGCACAACCTCCACGTCCACCTCCACGGCCGCAAGCGCTGGCTGCTCTTCCCGCCGGGCGCGCGCGGCATGTACCCGCGCGGCGTCTTCTCGGGCATGCCGAACTTCTCCACGGTCGACCCCGAGCGTCTCGACGCCGCGGAGCATCCGCGCTTCGGCCGCACGCCGGCGCGCGTGGCGACGCTGGCGCCCGGCGAGACGCTCTTCATCCCACACGGGTGGTGGCATCACACGCGTTCGCTCGACGACGCCGTGGCGATGAACTTCTGGTGGGGCGGCCGGCTCGTGCAGGGGCTGGCGCACGCCTCGACGGCGTGGAAGCGGCTGCGCGGCATCCGCCGCGACGAGTGGACGTGAGGCGACGCGGATTGCGCGCGCCGACCTACCGGCAGCCCGTCCGACGCCAGCGGCCGGGCGGCAGCGCCGGCGTCCAGCGGCGGCCGCCGATGTCCGCCGCGAGCACGCGGCTCGCGTCGGCCGCGTCGCGCAGCTCGTAGACGTCGGCCGCGGGCCACTGCGCGCACACCGCTCGGGTCACCTGCGCGTCGGCGTCGAGACCGGGGCTCCAGACCAGGACGTCGATGCCGTCGGCGGCAAAGCCGTCCTGCGGCAGTGGGCCGCCGTCGTACTCGAGGAAGCCGAGCGGGAACCGGCCCGCGAACGCGGTGATCGGGCCGGTGAAGAGCCAGCGCACGTCGCTGCTCACGGCGTGCGCGTGGCCGAGCACGACGACGCGGCCGGCATCGGCGTCGTGCAGCCCCTCGATCGCGATGGCCGGCGCCGACGCCGGCAGGATGCGCGGGTTGACGCCGTCGAAGAGCGCGGTGCCGCCGACGGCGATGGTCGCGACCGCGGCCGCCGCGGCTCCGCGTCGCACCGCGTGCGGCAGACGCCGCCCGATGCTGCGCGCGCCCGCGCCGGCCAGCAGCGCGATCGGTAGCGGGATCACCACGGCGTGCACGATGTCGACGCGGTCGACCGGCGAGACGAAGGCCGGCGCCAGCGCGATCACGTAGTACGCGACGAGAAATGCTGCGCCCGGCGAGGTCGGCGCCGCGCGCCCGCAGGCCACGAGGCCGACGCCGAGCAGCGTCGCGCCGAGCGGATCGACGATCGCATCACCCCACAGGCGGATGGCGAGACGCGCGTTCGCGAACGGCTCGACCAGCGCGCCGAGCACGACGTCGAGCGGTCGCCAGATCTGTGCCGCGCGCGCCTCCGCGAAGGCGCCGATCGGTAGCTGCCCCAGCAGCGCCGGCTCCAGCAGCGACACCGTGCCGTGTAGATGGAAGTGCTGTGCCATGCGGCCGATCTGCATGACGTCGGGCAGCGCCGGCCCCACGACCGCAACCAACGCGGCGAGGCCCGCCGCGGCTCCCACCCACAGCTGGCGCCAGTCGCGGCGCAGCTGCCAGAGCGTCACCAGGACGCAGAAGCCGGCGGCGGGGACGACGCCGGGGTAGGTGAGCGCGACGCCCGACGCCGCGCCGAGCGCGGCCAGCGCCGCGTTCGAGCGTCGCCGGCAGGCCGTGAGCGCGAGCAGCGCGATCGCGGTGCCGTAGAGCGGCCCCACCAGGAACGGTCCCGGGAAGAACGCGACGAAGCGCGTGTAGGGCGCGAACAGAAACACGGCGACGGCGACCAGCTCCGTGCCGGCTCCGACCAGCCGCCGTGCCAGCAGTGCGACGCCCGCTGCGCAGACGGCGAGCCAAGCGATCTGCTGCACCTGCATGGCGGCGAGCGTCAGCGGCACGACGCCCGCCTGCACGAGCGGCATGCCGTGGAAGGCGGTGAGGATCGCGCCGACGCCGGCGAGATCGGCGTCGAACGGTTGCGTCAGGAGGTTCATGCCGCGCGCAGCGAACAGCACGAGATCGACCCAGCCGCGCCAGCCGTCGACGACGGTGGCGACGCGCGGCGAGCCGAGGTCGGCCGCGAGGCACCAGCCGGCCCAGAGCGCGACCAGTGCGGCGACGGGCAGCGTGCGCCGCCAGCGCGGCACCCGCACGCGCCACGGCAGCGTCAGGATCGCCGCGGGGACGAGGAGTGCGGCGAGATACACCGTCTGGCCGCCGGGGCCGAGCCTCGTCGCCCACGGGAACACGGCTGCGTGCAGGAGCGCGATGGCGAGCGCCGTGGCCGCCGGGACGCGCGGCGGCGCGCTCGCGGCGCGCCGAGCCCGAACGGCTGCCGCCTCACGGGCGACGGCCCGCCCGCGAGCAGCAGCACGGCGCCGGCGAGCGCCAGCAGGCGCAGCGCGATCCACGCCGGCGGCACGCCGGGGAAGAGCCGCGTGAGCAGGCCGGCGTCGGGCGGCCCCGCGGGTGCCCCCGCGGGCGGCGGCCAGTAGAGCGGCAGCGCGTACGCCAGGAAGAGCACCGCTGCGGCGCCGAGGCGCGCAGGCCCCAGCGCGCGCGGGGGACGCGGGTCGACCGGCGGGAGCGGAGACAGGCCGAGTCTGCTCGCACGAGCGGGAGCGAGCGTCAAACGCGGCGCCCCCGTTGCCGCTTCCGCGGACGCAGGCTACCCGGAAGGACCGGTATGCACGCCGGCAAAGGAGGACCGAGCATGCAGCAGCACCCAGCGCTCACGGCGGGACGCACGGCAGTCGTCACTGGTGCAGCGAGCGGGATCGGGCTCGCCGCGGCGCGCCGCCTGGCGTCGATGGGCATGCGTGTGTGTCTCGCCGATCTCGACGGCGAGCCGCTGCGCCGCGCCGCCGCCGACGTCGGGCAGCACGCGAGCGCCGGGGCCGACGCCGTGCTCGCCGTCGGTACGGACGTCTCCCGGGTGGAAGACCTCGAGCGGCTCCAGGCGGTCGTCATGCGCGAGCTCGGCGACGTCGCGTTCCTCATGAACAATGCCGGCATCGGCACGGGCGGCGGTCCGCTCGAGCATCCCGAGCGTTGGCGCCGACTGCTCGACGTCAACCTCTGGGGCGTGATCCACGGCTGCCAGACGTTCGTGCCGACGATGATCGCCGAGGACCGGCCCGGCTGCGTCGTCAACACCGGCTCGAAGCAGGGCATCACGACGCCGCCCGGCAACACGGCCTACAACGTCGCCAAGGCCGGCGTGAAGGTCTACACCGAGGGCCTCGCGCACGATCTGCGCAACCGGCCGGGCTGTCGCGTGACCGCGCATCTC
Coding sequences within it:
- a CDS encoding Zn-ribbon domain-containing OB-fold protein produces the protein MTEPPKEPVKYVDANVYLPYHYVAGDFRAIYLNGLREGKILGSKDSKTGKIFVPPILNSPESFAPCEEIVQLDDRGTVTTFCVVNIPVIGRDLEIPYVAASVALDGAAISIFALIQKCKADEVRMGMRVEAVWKPAAERTGDHTDIQYFRPTGEPDAPRESYINRL
- a CDS encoding OB-fold domain-containing protein, whose amino-acid sequence is MADIRADPLELRTAMEFPYKHSTGQTIGRFLAGLKEQGRIWGQRIAGQGVVVPPLGYSETDSSEGGDWVLVENTGTVTAVAKVHQPIERLHPEAKPFAFVLVKLDGADTALAHLVRDDADKVTVGSRVTAEFLPEGERTGSLRDIATFRLAD
- a CDS encoding UbiA family prenyltransferase, translated to MVALPPDMDAREGANAWAERPQALAAAVRTAPAVSASPSAARDLLWALTASTLHRVRRGEGALLAINLSLIATRATDAAQAVAAALVSLLVIAAMYAVNDLWDAPADATNPKKDPALVAVYLERRALAVWSVLGLKTLTLLFAAATLGPAPSLAVAATMLVNVVYSAALKGVPVLDVVWCGVWGAAYAAITGASPTLLVVVGLMTAVCHLYQALDDRAADAASAITTTAVRSRALSVLVLGVLVALLGVALRPALGLPGAVSAATPLAVHLLVPSARIGWLATKAYFGVVWLCLLGLPDAFQ
- a CDS encoding radical SAM protein; protein product: MRFSDKLAIGYAYGTSLLAWMTDGAPRPFSATFAVTNRCNLQCSYCNCPFIDPTQLALDRIDVLFGRLQAMGVRRLGLAGGEPMMRRDLGEIVALAKARRFFVTLNSNLTLYDRHPERLAGADLVYTSLDGDAAAHAAARGARAHQGVLAAIARLVAAGKPVIAICVVTEHSLAQVDHLLDQAARMGFRMHFQPQCTDTDVVRGTVPASVTNERFRAFWRRLLAEKRRGRPIVSSTPYLEFLAEWRDFSVSAYAEPGARCPAGHGYLYVDPLGRGWACAYTKLKMTSVDLLADDWRTAWDRTTPCTTCSVGPMLEFNTLFRRPLAAALEGLRSYG
- a CDS encoding cupin-like domain-containing protein translates to MSAGVRVPGADDAPAFAFRTHPLGRVEAPDAETFARRWLAPREPVVLTGLTRGWAPPSIWAPDSMGARWGAARVVAAELAGGTLRDDPHQGVLFRRIALRTFTASLGSPGSARHYVMAPTWNFPPLFQETFRVPAYCTGAPHLRAKVWLGKAGTVTPLHRDVPHNLHVHLHGRKRWLLFPPGARGMYPRGVFSGMPNFSTVDPERLDAAEHPRFGRTPARVATLAPGETLFIPHGWWHHTRSLDDAVAMNFWWGGRLVQGLAHASTAWKRLRGIRRDEWT
- a CDS encoding SDR family NAD(P)-dependent oxidoreductase, whose product is MQQHPALTAGRTAVVTGAASGIGLAAARRLASMGMRVCLADLDGEPLRRAAADVGQHASAGADAVLAVGTDVSRVEDLERLQAVVMRELGDVAFLMNNAGIGTGGGPLEHPERWRRLLDVNLWGVIHGCQTFVPTMIAEDRPGCVVNTGSKQGITTPPGNTAYNVAKAGVKVYTEGLAHDLRNRPGCRVTAHLLIPGFTFTGMTGAAEKPAGAWTPEQVVEFLLAGLSAGDFYVLCPDDDVTRAMDERRMQWAIGDVIENRPALSRWHPDWAEAFAAFMRA